In Pangasianodon hypophthalmus isolate fPanHyp1 chromosome 5, fPanHyp1.pri, whole genome shotgun sequence, the DNA window GCAAGAATGTCAATGAAGCCCATGTGGATGAGAAAAATAAGCTTGTCACCACCTGTGCCTTTATGTGCAAGGCACCTCTCCATGAGATATTTGATGGCATTGGTGTGATGATTCAAGATGTTCTCAAACTTGCCTGAATGCACACTAGCATCACAATCCAGCAAGTGTAAACACCTTTTTAGAGCTACAAAGCATATCAGAGGATGACCTTTGCCTTACTGCTGTGATGCACATGTTAATTAcaaagtataattttttttaaataaactgcatGTGACTCTGAACTGAAATACTGCACTGTCATCAGCTGTCATTTTCttatttcctcttctctctaCACACATCCCTTCAGTGAGCCAGTGCTGTTTAACTTCCTTTCTCTTTTAGTTTCTATGTGGTTAGGACGTTACCTCATGATATAGTGATGAAatcttgtgtgttttgtagaAAATCCTCTGGTGTTTCCAAAAAGGAACATGTTTATAGTTTTCtaacactttatttatgcattatgtAAATACATCAGAGTACACAAAGCTTCAACATTTAGTTTCAGTTGTTACTGATTGCAAACATGCATAAAGAATAAGTAATACTACTGTGTTCATTATTGGCATATTTCTCACTTTTCATACCTTGATCTCAAGTCTTAAGAAACAACTAACTAAACAGACTATCAACCATTTATGATAGCTAATCCACTAAATATGCATATGTGAGTATTCATGTCAGATATTATCTTCTGTTTTGGCAGGTAATAAAAGCAGTCTAGTACTTAATTTATCAGGCTTCATTgatacatttaaaacagaagATTCTTGTATGTGCAAAGATCACCATTCCAAAATTAAAGCTCAGTCAAATGTCAGTTTGAGTTATGTATGAGTTATCATTACAGTAACACTCAAGTAGATGCTGAATAATAGGATTCATTGCTGTGGTTTATGTGCTTATGAAATTGCATGCATGACCCAAGCACAGAACAGTCAGTGACTGTCTCCATGCTGTCAATAAATTGCACAATACTATCTACAGCATCTGTGCCCAGCACAGTCGCTGCATTATTCTTAAATTTCCTTACCAAATCCTCCTGACTGAGAGGCTTTCTCCAGTGACCATAAAATGTGTTACAACGTGCTTTGTATGTTTCTCCGTTGGCCATCTCTACCACAACTTCAGAGTACATCTTTTCGAAACTAGCCTGATTGTCTTCTGGATTTTCCAGATGAACTTTGAGGAGCAGGTCCTTCAGTGCTTTCCTTTCCATCATTTTACTGCTGAAGGAATCCACAGTGACCTCACCATCGAGCAGTGCACTGCAGCAGTTGAACTGGTACGAGTGCCTAGCCTCGTGCTCTGTTGCTGGGAGTGGGCAATCTATGTACCTGGATGAAGGGACTCTCAGTACAATCCTTTTAATTTGACTGAGATCAGCATTTGGCTCTCTGGTGTGAATTTTATTCCTCGCTTCGACTGCTGCGTCGGCTACCCAGTGCATGCCGAGATGAGCAGGAAATCGCTTAAATGCAATATCCTGTTCATCCAGCACCCACCTGTACTGGCTAGTTGGGGAAACTTCAGCCAAATGACGTGGAAAATAATCCTGGTAGAAGATGCTAAAGCCTGACTCCAGGTCCAGAATGTGTTTGTTGCCTTCTAGACCAAGAAGAGCAAGCTGAGATGCTTCCAGGCCCCTCCTAGCAGCATTTCCCAAGTGCAGTGGCTTAGTCTGAGTAGCAGCATTTGCTAGTGGAGCACCGGCAGATGAACATGCAATAGCAAGAGCTGCCATGGTCTGAGATGGGGACAGACCCAGGAGTTTAGCTGTGGCAGCTGCACTGCCCATAACACCAACAACTGTAGGAGGATGGAACCTGAGAAAGGAAGACAAAAGGTATAGCATGACTGATAAGCTGTTGCTCAAGGATAAATGACAACATTTTTACCCAGGATTATAACAAGTTACAATCCACTAAGAAAGAGTGCACTGGGGAGTAAAATATGATTCTAGCTGAATAAATCACATTAGCCTTTTCTTACATTGTCTCTAAACCTTACAATAGTGTTCTagataaatatactgtatgcagcACAAGCTCTAAAAGGGTTTTTGAATCCAGATTGAATATATGCTTGGCCTATTCATAATTCAGGGGCCTTTTTCTTCTTAAATGTGCCTTTTGTGATTTCACTACAACAATTTCTTTTACAATCCTCTAAATTCTTGGACATAACAGGGTTAGTGTGATGTACAAGCTTAATTTGGCCAAATGTAGTTCAATTTTCTACACAAAATTACTGAGTACTTTAGAGTTTGTACCAAACACTTACCAGGTTATTACCTAGcgcttgcatttatttatagttaattaTTATCATGATTGTGGATTGCTTCATTAAAGTGCCTTATCATAAATACTTTGTTTTGGCcttcaaatctttttttaatataggcactttgagattttgaactcagattattattattattattattattattattattattgatagcTAACATAAAATACACTAAGTAAGATGCCATTGTACCTTTTGGGGATGTTATGAGCCTCTTTTGAAAACCTCATCAATCTTCCCTGAACTTCAAGTCCCACATTGAAGGCCAGAAGTAGGTCCAAGCCTGAAGGTTTAGAAGGCAGAGACTCGGCTAGAGCCAACAGCGCAGGCAGCACGGCTCCAGAGGGGTGAGTGGCAGGATGCCAGGTGTCATCAAAATCCATAGAGTGCACCTAAATGAGTGATCATCAACATGATGTAgggtgtagtatagtgtagagcACCTAACCTATATTTTCAGGCAGATATATTACTTGGGAATGTACTGAGAATGTTATAAACCTAGCTAGATTATAACAGCTATTTTCATCTTCACAAGAATTAACATGAATTACAATGACTTATCAAATACCTAACCATGATTTCCAGCCAGTTAACTGACATGAGCAAATAGTGACGCTACAGTGAGATACATTAAATACAAGTTGGATATTTTCTTCTATTATAAGGACAAATGCATAACAAGACAGAATTTTAGTGGCATCTTGCTTTATGTTTGAAGCAACAACTGAATCTTTGCTCTTTTCATTTCCACATGTAAGCTTTCACTTAGtttcattttactgtaaaactaaAAAGTTAAACAATATTACCAACTTACACATCTGTCCAACTGACagctgacagacacacacacccacacacacccacacaaacacacacacaatactttgctggatgaatgattaaaaatagGCGTATAAAAACATCTAATCAAACATGGTCAAACTGTATTTAGTGTTCCTCATAAAAGAGATAGACACACAAACCAGCATTAAAGAATTGTATGGATGAACTGTTAACATCAATAATTACCAGTAATATAACAGTAAAAATCTTCAGAATATGAGAATTATTGGTAACTTACCGCAACCCCATTGACAAATGCAGCATAATGAGGTGGAAGGAATGACCCTGGTCTCCCCCACACACTGCTGTTCTGTTTCTCTTGGTAtctctaataaaataaataatttgcaaACTTACAAGTTAAAGTAgaagtatattaaaaaattgGCATGAAGAAATTTAACTTAATCTTTGTCTTAATTTGTTGTTTAATATTAACTTGTATCCTGAAATATGTAGCGTCAGTATAGTATTTACCTTGCTGTACTGGAACGCCACATTAAAGACTGGAGTTCTGGTTCCAAGCAATCCAACCCCCAGTGTGTCCAGCATCATCCTCTTGCTTCTTCTGATAACTCCATCAGTAAGATGGGCTGTGCTCAAAGATGATATGGCTGCGCCAAAGCTCTCTGTAACActctgaaaaatgaataaagaattaagctaattaaaaaaatattttagtgtgagtattacaaaattattataaaatgactgtatatacaagaGGTTACACTAAAATATATGGCAAAAAATGAGTGGCAATACCTTTCGTATCATCTTGCAAGGGTGAGATCTGAGGTATGAAAATGAACTCGCTCCCTTTATATGCTAGTTTGCATCCTATCAGAACTGGTTCATCAACCTTCCTTAATGAATCAACCACCAGAGAAAAAACCTCAGAGAAGTACATGGTTTCACAACACATTTTAAGGGTCATGCCATAATCTGTCACGTATGACTTACATGTACTCTGGTATATACTCTGGTATTTTGTAAGTATATTTGGAAATAAAGAGGTAAACATTACTAGTAGATTTCGTAATTGTCGCCTGGTAGAATTACTATTATATCATACATTGTTTCATGATTATTCCTCATTtctgtggttttaaaaaaaaaaaaaaagactgttctCTGTTTTTTACCCAGATTCATTTTAGCTGAATGGGCATAAGGTTACATAAGCGTAAAAGTGAataattctatttaaaaaattccTTAAAATGAAGGTTTTACAAATTCTAAGCTTCATTTatattctttctgtttttattgctttcctACCTATACATTCAGGTTCCCTCACTCTGGTTTAAACTGTTGCAATGTGCTTGTACTTGCACCTGTTGGAGACAGGTAGTTTATTACATCTCTCAAACTCCCGCAAAGTCTCATCTTATTCATTACACTCTTCGAATCACAGTTAAacactaaaagaaaaaatattttattcacagtGGTAACTGCAactgattaatatttattttgataaatatACTGCTTCTATTTCTCCATTTCATGTTGCATACTTCTCAGTATGTAATAATCTGTGATCTatgctcttattattattattattagtagtagtagtagtagtagtagtacataAGCATGTATAAGCACGTCAAAAAAAGGCAATATCCCAAACTTGAAACTTGCCACAAATGCACATTCCAGACAAACAATCACTGGAAAACACAAAGAATCTGAAATGTTGCTTAAACATAAAATTGTTTAATCAGAACACAAGTCTATGGGGAAACTGATTTTTGCCAACATAATGGATTGTGGATGTACACCTGACCAACCAAGCCCTGTTCCCCACAAAAAATTGGTGTATTTTTATGGAAcagtatattttattcttttagaTTGTGTaggcttttattttctttacatatacactcatagaacattttattaggaacactatactcatactgggtagggcctccctttgctctctaaacagcctcaattcttcatggcatggattgtAAACAGTCCTttgtccatgttgacatgactgtatcacgcaattcctgcagatatttaggtgcactttcatgctgtgaatctcccgttctaccacatcccaaaggtgttctactggattcaggtCTTGTGACTGAgaagaccactgaagaacactgaactcattgtcatgttcatgaaaccggtttgagacgacttttgctttgcgACATGGtgtattatcatgctggaattaGCCATTATaaaatgggtaaattgtggctatgaagggatgcacatggtcagcaacaatactcaaacaaGCTGTGGCATTCAgtcaatgattgattggtattaattgGCCCAAAGTGTGCCGAGAAAACATTcaccacaccattacaccacctccaccagcctggactgtcaACACAAGGCAAGTTGGATCCATGGATTTGggctgttgatgccaaatttttatgtttttccagtcttcaactgtccagttttggtgagcctgtgcctgctgctgcctcagctttctgttcttagctgatagaagtggaacctgacatggttcttctgctgttgtagcccatctgcctcaaagtttgaagtgttgtgcattcttttctgctcaccacaattgtacagagtggttatctgagttactggaGTCTTTCTGTAAGCTCAAACGAGtgtggccattctccattgacctctctcatcaacaagacatttccactTGCAGAATGGAAATTTttttcactggatgttttttctttatttcaccaTTCttagtaaactctagagactgttgtgtatgaaaatcccaggagatcagcagttatagaaatactcaaaccagcctgtctggcaccaacaatcatgccatggtcaaaatcactgagatcatgtttttccacattctgatagttgatgtgaacattactcgaagctgctggcccgtatctgcatgattttatgcgttgcACTGTTGCCACATTATAGGCTGATtagatatttgcatgaatgggaaggtatacaggtgttcctaatgaagtgctcagtgagtgtatatccaCTGGATATACAATTGTTCAGGAATTTCTTACCATTGTTAAATGGACATTGTAATGTACAGTCCCACTGAACCCTTGGGCTGACCACACCTTAAAATCtctttttgattgttttatggATATCAAATCATACATGGCAAAAGAAATCTTACTTCACCTTAAATCACCTAACTGAGAATAAGACATATGTTATAAAGAACCATACAATGCATGAGTCATGTGAATCATATGACCGCATGAAATCCCAATGCAATCATAGAAAACATGAGAAACTCTCATAAGAATTGTGATTCATAACAATTTTGCATACCAATTGCTTTACAGGTGAATGACATGTAGTCATAAAGTTCATGAGACTCAGTGAATATTAAGGAACTTAACTGTAACTTTACAATCAAATTTCTTCAAGTTTAAAAACAGAAGTATTTATATGAGAAGACTTTAAACTATGAAGAACTGTATAGATTTGTCAGTACCAACAATGCCCAATAGGagtctatttaaaataaataaataaataaataaattacacatgaaAATGCAAACTCTAAAAGATGAAGACACAGACTCTCCCAaaggtctccatacataggggaaattaacactttttaacaaaatgtcttccaacatttttcatacttagtttctatattttttcagatagcttttaagaatgcctttgacaaaagaacaacgtattgaaatcattcttatggctggatcgggaagctgttgcaaggCTGCTgcggactttaacaggaaacatggcaagcacatcacacacgacactcttgccaaaattattaacaaattcaaaaagacaggaagtgttgcggaccaccTGAGAAGTGAacatccacgaacatccactggcGACGGCACAACTGACGTGGTGCTGACGTACATAGTCTCCTATGtatagagacttttgggacaccctgtattatgTAATAATCAATTAATGAAATGTGATGGATGTTGTCATTTCAGTAATCTGCAGGAGACACTCATCTGTCATAATACCATGTGCTCCTATGACCAGTAcaacaaagtatttttttaatttccacaaTCTCTCTAGTTCCTCTTTCAGTTTGTGGTATTGCCCCagcttctccttttctcttttggATAATGTAGTCTGTTTAGTTTGGAATATCCAATTATCATTATCTGTTGTTACTATATCTGGTTGGTTCACTCTTATGGGTTTATCTGTCTGTACCTGGAGTTTCCATTAGAgctttgttgttttctgttgtcTGTAGTTCCTCTCATTTGGCTTTGAGGTTGTCCAACTCATATTCTTTGCAAATGTTCACATATGGACTCCTACAATTGATTGTGCTTCTCAGTATATGCCTTTCTTGCATGTATTTTGTTCCATCGTACTAAGTGACTTTTACTTAacagttgccagtttattaagTACACCAACCTAATTCCTATATTGGCTATTTTCCAGGTACACTTAGCTTTTTTGGTACACTGTGTAGGTACACAGTTAATCACAGGAGACAACCACAGGATTActgctgaccagatattatttctGCTGAACTTTTCCAgtaaagcagtgacactgacatggtaatGGTCTGGTAGTATGTGTGTCTTTGATATGAACACATGCTCAGCAGTGTTGCTTGGGATTTTTCAACACCTTAGTGTAACAGCTGGCTTAAGTACAGTTCACCAACCAAAAAAACCTATCCAACCAACAGCATCCTGTGGTCAGATGACTAACACAAATTGTGCACAGAAATAGATGAGCTGCGGGGTTTAAAAACAGTGTGCACTATTCACATTATTAGACACACAATGTACTATTTTCCTCTTGGGAGACACCAAATTCAACTTACCGTTTAAATACAATGATTAGATGGTATGTTGGGGCGGGGACTCTGGCCCTCCAGGACTAAAGTTGAGGAACCTTGCTGTAAATCAACTGAgacattgaatttttttgtaacaACACCAGATGGCAAACTTCCCTATAGTTTTATTGTGAATTCTTTGGAAACGAGCAACCACTTGTGCACATATTTTCTTagaaaccaaccaaccaaccaaacaaacaaacgaacacATCTTTAAGCCCACGTAGTTTGAATATTGCTCCTGTGTGTTTTGGTGATGTATTATGTTTTGTGTGCTTCATCATCACCATGTTCCCCCAgaggtctctgtgtgtgtgtgtgtgcgtgtgtttaagAGAGAGACATTTACAATGTAATATGCGACGGctttcactgacacacacctgccaccagCAGGTCCCTCGTTTGTCGATAGAGGGTTAACGTCTGTCATCGATCAGAGCTTCTCAGCAGTCTGTATATCTCCTCCCACGCACCCTATTTAATCAAACCCCCTGCCCTTAGCTCCACCGGCttgtggaaggaaaaaaaaaaacctcactcaGTTCACGCTTACGAACAGCTCTAATCTTTGCTGAAGACGACATGGCTTTGGCGGATCCACAGCGTGGAATAACTAACGGTGCAGATCCTGGCTCTGCGTTTTCGGAGATTATCGAGCTAAATGTTGGTGGCCAGGTGTACGTGACAAGACGCGCAACTTTACTCGCAGTGCCGGACTCTCTTTTATGGGGCATGTTCAGTAAGAACACGCCCAAGGACCTGGCGCGGGATAGCAAAGGGCGCTTCTTCTTGGACCGGGACGGCTTTCTGTTCCGTTACATCCTAGATTACCTGCGCGACCTCAACCTGGTGCTGCCAGATTACTTCCCGGAGAAGAAGCGCCTGCAAAGAGAGGCCGAGTTTTTTCAGCTGCGAGAGCTGTGCAAGCGTCTGAGTCCTAAAATGAGCAAGGACGACTCAGTGTGTGAAGAGAGCTGCTATCAGAGCGATTCGGATGAGGTGATGGCGCACGGTGCCGCGGTTTCCGGTTGGGATGCGTCGCGCGCGCTTTCCGCACTCAGCATGGCGCACTCGACCTCGGCGGAAGTCAGAAAGTCGGGCTACATCACCATTGGCTACAGGGGCTCGTACACCATCGG includes these proteins:
- the kctd12.1 gene encoding BTB/POZ domain-containing protein KCTD12.1, with translation MALADPQRGITNGADPGSAFSEIIELNVGGQVYVTRRATLLAVPDSLLWGMFSKNTPKDLARDSKGRFFLDRDGFLFRYILDYLRDLNLVLPDYFPEKKRLQREAEFFQLRELCKRLSPKMSKDDSVCEESCYQSDSDEVMAHGAAVSGWDASRALSALSMAHSTSAEVRKSGYITIGYRGSYTIGRDIQTDAKFRRVARITVCGKTSLAKEVFGDTLNESRDPDRPPERYTSRYYLKYNFLEQAFDRLTEFGFRMAACSSTGTCAYASNDPGEDKIWTSYTEYVFCRD
- the acod1 gene encoding cis-aconitate decarboxylase produces the protein MIRKSVTESFGAAISSLSTAHLTDGVIRRSKRMMLDTLGVGLLGTRTPVFNVAFQYSKRYQEKQNSSVWGRPGSFLPPHYAAFVNGVAVHSMDFDDTWHPATHPSGAVLPALLALAESLPSKPSGLDLLLAFNVGLEVQGRLMRFSKEAHNIPKRFHPPTVVGVMGSAAATAKLLGLSPSQTMAALAIACSSAGAPLANAATQTKPLHLGNAARRGLEASQLALLGLEGNKHILDLESGFSIFYQDYFPRHLAEVSPTSQYRWVLDEQDIAFKRFPAHLGMHWVADAAVEARNKIHTREPNADLSQIKRIVLRVPSSRYIDCPLPATEHEARHSYQFNCCSALLDGEVTVDSFSSKMMERKALKDLLLKVHLENPEDNQASFEKMYSEVVVEMANGETYKARCNTFYGHWRKPLSQEDLVRKFKNNAATVLGTDAVDSIVQFIDSMETVTDCSVLGSCMQFHKHINHSNESYYSAST